A genome region from Hevea brasiliensis isolate MT/VB/25A 57/8 chromosome 7, ASM3005281v1, whole genome shotgun sequence includes the following:
- the LOC110663215 gene encoding uncharacterized protein LOC110663215 gives MAEDEAVISESSVTMTEQTVAEASRAVETQISNEATIESNAQEGADSTCNNISNSGEDSILTSNGDQEKSLGFAAELSERGTKALKESDYGEAADCFSRALEISVSHYGELALECLNAYYQYGRALLCKAQEEADPLATVPKKDGEFKQDSDKDGSVKNAINGESSTASVLSNVEEDGKEEDGKGNSNHQEGAADDASGDKDQEEDGEDSDDEDLAEADEDESDLDLAWKMLDVARAIAEKHSGDTMDKVDVLSALAEVALEREDIETSLSDYQKALSILERLVEPDSRHIAELNFRICLCLEIGSKPQEAMPYCQKAISICKSRLQLLVNEVKSSSESAMSSAVSELDEGVQQSSNDLQSDKGVRDKESEIETLTGLSGELEKKLEDLQQLALNPKSILSEILGIAAAKARSGEKSAAPAVINSSQMATANSSGGFDSPTVSTAHTNGAAVTDLGVVGRGVKRVSMSTGSAESSPMKKPTLDPSPDKDGNNH, from the exons ATGGCGGAAGACGAAGCTGTGATATCGGAATCATCAGTGACAATGACTGAGCAAACCGTCGCCGAGGCCTCTAGGGCCGTGGAAACCCAAATCTCTAACGAGGCCACCATCGAGTCAAACGCGCAGGAAGGTGCTGACTCCACTTGCAATAACATCAGCAACAGCGGTGAAGATTCTATCCTTACTTCCAATGGAGATCAAGAGAAGTCACTAGGGTTCGCTGCTGAGTTGTCTGAGAGAGGAACCAAAGCTCTTAAGGAAAGTGATTATGGCGAGGCCGCCGATTGCTTCAGCCGTGCCCTAGAAATCAG TGTTTCACACTATGGTGAACTTGCCCTTGAATGCCTAAATGCATACTACCAATATGGACGTGCACTATTGTGCAAAGCTCAAGAAGAAGCCGATCCACTGGCTACAGTACCCAAGAAGGATGGTGAATTTAAACAAGACTCTGATAAAGATGGATCTGTTAAAAATGCCATAAATGGAGAATCTTCTACTGCTTCCGTTTTGAGTAATGTAGAAGAGGATGGGAAGGAAGAGGATGGGAAGGGCAATTCAAATCATCAAGAAGGAGCAGCAGATGATG CATCTGGTGACAAAGATCAGGAAGAAGATGGTGAGGATAGTGATGATGAAGACTTGGCAGAAGCAGATGAAGATGAGTCTGACCTTGACTTGGCGTGGAAAATGCTAGATGTTGCCAGGGCAATTGCTGAAAAACACTCAGGTGACACAATGGATAAAGTGGATGTGCTATCAGCATTGGCAGAAGTTGCATTGGAAAGAG AGGACATTGAAACGTCTCTCAGTGACTACCAGAAAGCATTGTCCATTCTAGAACGGCTTGTTGAACCAGACAGTAGACATATAGCTGAACT AAATTTCCGTATATGTTTGTGTTTGGAGATTGGCTCTAAGCCTCAGGAAGCAATGCCATATTGCCAGAAAGCTATATCAATTTGCAAGTCAAGGCTGCAGCTGCTTGTGAATGAAGTAAAGAGTTCCTCTGAATCAGCAATGTCATCAGCTGTTTCTGAACTAGATGAGGGTGTCCAGCAGTCATCCAATGACTTGCAGAGTGATAAAGGTGTTAGAGATAAAGAATCAGAGATTGAAACACTTACTGGGCTGTCTGGGGAGCTGGAAAAGAAG CTTGAAGATCTTCAACAGTTGGCCCTGAACCCAAAATCAATTCTTTCTGAAATCCTGGGAATAGCAGCTGCCAAGGCAAGAAGTGGTGAGAAAAGTGCAGCTCCAGCTGTCATAAATTCTTCACAGATGGCTACTGCTAACAGCAGTGGAGGTTTTGACTCTCCAACTGTTTCCACTGCTCACACAAATGGGGCTGCGGTAACTGATCTTGGCGTTGTGGGAAGAGGAGTCAAGCGAGTGTCGATGAGTACAGGTTCAGCAGAATCAAGCCCAATGAAGAAACCAACATTGGATCCCTCACCAGACAAAGATGGCAATAACCATTAG
- the LOC110663217 gene encoding uncharacterized protein LOC110663217, with protein MASTISPPILQSLLLRGARNAHGPKSLLASFTNRRQLLFVLTVTPALTIRESASLAEDIPLFGLKKKLKKAEEEAEKLVKEGFETAEKGLETAEKGIETVERGIETAEKGIETAEREIEGAVNFGGLAQAGVVAGAEVVGVLVATSIVNGILEPESQKS; from the coding sequence ATGGCTTCCACAATATCTCCACCTATTCTCCAATCTCTCTTGCTCCGCGGTGCGCGCAATGCGCACGGTCCCAAATCATTACTGGCATCTTTCACCAACAGGAGGCAGTTGCTCTTCGTTCTAACAGTAACACCGGCATTGACGATCAGAGAATCGGCGTCGCTTGCGGAGGATATTCCACTCTTCGGGCTGAAGAAGAAGCTGAAGAAAGCGGAGGAGGAGGCGGAAAAGCTTGTGAAGGAAGGGTTCGAGACAGCGGAGAAGGGACTTGAAACGGCGGAGAAAGGAATAGAAACGGTGGAGAGAGGGATAGAAACGGCGGAGAAAGGGATCGAAACAGCAGAGAGAGAAATAGAGGGGGCAGTGAACTTCGGAGGGCTAGCACAGGCAGGAGTGGTGGCGGGAGCGGAGGTTGTAGGAGTTTTAGTGGCTACATCCATTGTAAATGGGATTTTAGAGCCAGAAAGTCAAAAATCATGA
- the LOC110663213 gene encoding BTB/POZ domain-containing protein At5g66560-like produces the protein MAAERPSSRGQAWFCTTGLPSDVVMEVEDMTFHLHKFPLMSKSRKLHQLITEQETNQTYAAERGGREGEEHEPDRDEIEEVHCQISLQDFPGGSETFEMAARFCYGVKVDITSSTVAPLRCAGEFLEMTEEYSEDNLISKTERFLSQSVLKNLKESTKALKSCEKVMPLAESLGITQRCIDFIASRASSADPTLFGWPVSDGANDNRATSNQALWNGIESAVRRKGAVSASTVAASVGRGADSWFEHLALLSLPLFQQLILAMKAQDVSTDIIESCLMYYAKKYIPGISRMNRKPSSSSSIASESEQREVLETIISNLPLEKSSKSSTATRFLFGLLRTATILNASESCRSALEKKIGSQLEQATLDDLLIPSYSYLNETLYDVDCLERILSYFLDGLEERNADGIEAEENGDHNVRSPGLMLVGKLIDGYLAEIASDANLKPDKFYNLAISLPEQARLFDDGLYRAVDVYLKAHPWISKAEQEKICGVMDCQKLTLEACTHAAQNERLPLRAVVQVLFFEQLQLRHAIAGTLIAADAAPHDSMRPSLLRREREGVEERAVSAAPAAGAGEAQDSSSNWRAAVRENQVLRLDMDSMRTRVHQLERECSTMKKVIEKVDKEGPRGWRGSLTRRFGCKFKTQVCDSHEQTVVNTSKGRYHHHQQ, from the exons ATGGCAGCTGAGAGGCCCAGCTCCAGGGGCCAAGCATG GTTTTGCACTACTGGGTTGCCAAGTGACGTTGTAATGGAGGTGGAAGATATGACCTTTCATCTCCATAAG TTTCCTTTGATGTCAAAAAGTCGAAAGCTTCACCAGCTAATAACCGAGCAAGAGACAAACCAAACATACGCGGCGGAAAGAGGAGGACGAGAAGGGGAAGAGCATGAACCTGATAGAGATGAAATCGAGGAAGTTCACTGTCAGATTTCGCTCCAGGATTTCCCGGGCGGCTCTGAGACTTTCGAGATGGCCGCCAGGTTCTGCTACGGCGTCAAGGTCGATATCACTTCTTCCACCGTTGCCCCGCTTCGTTGCGCCGGAGAGTTTCTCGAGATGACGGAAGAGTATTCGGAAGACAATTTAATTTCCAAGACAGAGCGGTTTCTCTCTCAATCTGTGCTCAAGAATCTCAAGGAGTCAACAAAAGCATTAAAATCGTGCGAGAAAGTAATGCCTCTTGCAGAGAGCTTAGGCATTACGCAGCGATGCATCGATTTCATTGCTTCCAGAGCCTCCTCCGCTGATCCCACTCTTTTTGGCTGGCCGGTTAGTGATGGAGCTAATGACAATAGAGCCACATCCAATCAGGCCTTATGGAATGGGATTGAATCAGCGGTGCGTAGAAAGGGAGCCGTCTCTGCCTCCACCGTAGCTGCCTCTGTCGGTAGAGGTGCGGACTCATGGTTTGAGCATTTGGCCCTTTTGAGCTTGCCTTTGTTTCAGCAATTGATTCTTGCCATGAAAGCGCAAGATGTGAGTACAGATATTATAGAGAGCTGCCTAATGTACTATGCGAAGAAGTACATTCCAGGCATATCGAGAATGAATCGCAAGCCATCTTCGTCTTCCTCTATAGCCTCAGAGAGCGAGCAGAGAGAGGTATTAGAGACTATAATTTCAAATCTTCCACTGGAGAAAAGCTCCAAATCTTCCACGGCAACAAGGTTTCTATTCGGCTTATTAAGAACCGCAACCATATTAAACGCATCCGAATCGTGTCGCTCCGCTTTGGAAAAGAAGATCGGTTCACAACTGGAGCAAGCTACACTTGATGATCTATTGATTCCTAGCTATTCATATCTTAACGAGACTTTATACGATGTAGATTGCTTGGAGAGAATCTTAAGCTACTTCTTGGATGGACTGGAAGAAAGAAATGCAGATGGAATTGAAGCAGAGGAGAATGGTGATCACAATGTGAGATCGCCGGGTTTGATGCTGGTCGGAAAATTAATCGATGGCTATCTGGCTGAAATTGCCTCCGATGCGAATCTGAAACCTGATAAATTCTACAATCTGGCAATCTCTTTACCAGAGCAAGCTAGGCTTTTCGACGACGGTCTTTACAGAGCCGTCGACGTCTATCTCAAG GCGCATCCATGGATATCGAAGGCGGAGCAGGAGAAGATTTGTGGAGTGATGGACTGCCAAAAGCTAACATTAGAGGCGTGCACGCACGCGGCACAAAACGAGAGGCTTCCGCTGCGTGCAGTAGTTCAAGTTTTGTTTTTCGAGCAATTACAACTCCGACATGCAATCGCCGGGACATTGATTGCGGCAGATGCGGCTCCGCATGATTCCATGAGACCTTCGTTGTTGAGACGGGAACGGGAAGGGGTAGAGGAGAGAGCAGTATCGGCTGCTCCTGCGGCGGGAGCGGGGGAGGCACAGGACAGCAGCAGTAACTGGAGGGCAGCAGTGAGGGAGAATCAGGTGCTGCGACTGGACATGGATAGCATGAGGACGCGAGTTCATCAGCTGGAAAGAGAATGTTCGACAATGAAAAAAGTGATCGAGAAAGTTGATAAAGAGGGCCCACGTGGGTGGAGAGGTTCCCTGACGAGGAGGTTTGGGTGCAAGTTCAAGACTCAAGTGTGTGATTCTCATGAACAGACGGTGGTAAATACGAGTAAGGGAAGATACCATCATCACCAACAATAG
- the LOC110663216 gene encoding thioredoxin-like protein HCF164, chloroplastic: MARVASNPLGLHRFRSYFQAAQPPPPLIQTSFRYQIKSRRFTTIVACQTDPNPTETSTKGKVLVEPASVTDTRSEGLSSSPGSGLPEFPNKDVNKQIAAVSVVVAVGLFLSARLDLGVSLKDLSAAAIPYEEALSNGKPTVVEFYADWCEVCRELAPDVYKVEQQYKDRVNFVMLNVDNTKWEQELDEFGVEGIPHFAFLDKDGNEEGNVVGRFPRQYLLENVDSLAHGEASVPHSRVVGQYSSTESRKVHQVVDPRSHG, encoded by the exons ATGGCTCGTGTGGCTTCAAATCCCTTAGGCCTCCATAGATTCCGGTCATATTTTCAGGCCGCTCAACCTCCACCGCCGCTCATCCAAACCTCTTTCCGTTACCAAATCAAGTCTCGCCGATTCACAACCATAGTAGCCTGCCAAACTGACCCCAACCCCACCGAAACGTCCACAAAG GGAAAGGTGCTTGTTGAGCCTGCTTCGGTAACTGATACTAGAAGCGAGGGTTTATCTTCGTCTCCGGGATCGGGATTGCCTGAATTTCCAAATAAAGATGTAAATAAGCAAATAGCAGCGGTTTCTGTGGTTGTGGCGGTGGGACTTTTCTTATCGGCACGGCTGGATTTGGGTGTTTCGTTAAAGGATCTCTCGGCTGCTGCTATACCTTACGAAGAG GCTCTCTCAAATGGGAAGCCCACGGTTGTGGAGTTCTATGCAGATTGGTGTGAAGTGTGTCGGGAGTTAGCTCCAGACGTTTACAAAGTTGAGCAGCAGTACAA GGATCGTGTTAATTTTGTTATGCTGAATGTTGACAACACAAAGTGGGAACAAGAGCTTGATGAGTTTGGTGTTGAAGGTATTCCACACTTTGCATTCCTCGACAAAGACGGGAATGAAGAGGGTAATGTAGTTGGCAGATTTCCCAGGCAATACCTCCTTGAGAATGTGGATTCTCTTGCCCATGGGGAAGCAAGTGTTCCTCATTCTCGTGTTGTTGGACAATATTCAAGTACTGAATCCAGGAAAGTGCATCAAGTTGTTGATCCTAGAAGTCATGGGTAG